A single Danio rerio strain Tuebingen ecotype United States chromosome 17, GRCz12tu, whole genome shotgun sequence DNA region contains:
- the zmp:0000001267 gene encoding b(0,+)-type amino acid transporter 1 isoform X1 codes for MKSQNQTVTLGVLCQYILTLNHLVFCVVWSCSWSLFKLNICGLHFYIMESSKLKLKPEVGLLGGVSLIAGVIIGSGIFISPQYVLIFMGSPGASLIIWTLCGLLAMVASLCYAELGTVIRESGGEYIYILRTSGNVMAFICAFTNNIVVRPTGMIASALVFSQNALAPFYEDCPPPNVTVKCFAALGILTLTVVNCLNVRSSIKVTVLFTAIKVMALIIIMIGGLVLLIRGTTSNSLQNSFEGTTLSIKTMGIAFYHCLWAYDGWNTLNFVTEEVNRPEVNLPRALMIAIPMVTILYLLVNVSYLVAMSPAEMISSSAVAVTWGNKVLGGWGWVMSIAAALSSFGSLNGSFFSGGRVCYVAAREGHMPDILAMAHMHRLTPSPALIFNTVIALIVLIPGDFQAIVNFLSFTAWFFYGVTLSGLLYLKIKKPELPRAISVPIILPIVALLAAVFLVLAPIIDDPQIEYLYAVIFILSSIVIYIPFIHFKLFPGMLNKLTVFLQLFLEVAPTAKNL; via the exons ATGAAAAGCCAGAACCAGACTGTGACCCTTGGGGTGCTCTGCCAGTACATATTAACTCTAAATCATcttgtgttttgtgttgtttggTCCTGTTCATGGAGTCTTTTCAAACTCAACATTTGCGGTCTGCATTTCTACATTATGGAGAGTTCCAAGCTGAAGCTGAAGCCTGAAGTAGGGCTGCTGGGTGGAGTGTCTCTCATTGCTGGAGTCATAATTGGATCTGGAATTTTCATTTCCCCTCAATATGTGCTGATTTTTATGGGAAGTCCAGGTGCTAGTCTGATCATTTGGACTCTTTGTGGATTGTTGGCCATGGTAGCTTCTTTGTGCTATGCTGAACTGGGAACTGTGATTCGTGAGTCTGGAGGAGAGTATATTTACATCTTGCGCACTTCAGGTAACGTCATGGCATTTATATGCGCCTTCACCAACAACATTGTGGTAAGACCAACTGGCATGATTGCATCAGCACTTGTCTTTTCCCAAAATGCCCTTGCACCTTTCTATGAGGATTGTCCACCACCAAATGTAACAGTGAAGTGCTTTGCAGCCCTGGGGATTTTGACATTGACAGTTGTGAACTGCCTGAATGTGCGCTCCTCCATCAAAGTCACAGTGTTATTCACAGCTATTAAGGTGATGGCGCTTATAATAATTATGATCGGGGGACTTGTGCTGCTCATTCGAGGAACCACATCCAACAGCCTCCAAAATTCCTTTGAAGGGACCACGCTGAGCATTAAAACCATGGGTATAGCCTTTTACCACTGTTTATGGGCGTACGATGGCTGGAATACTTTAAACTTTGTTACCGAAGAGGTCAATCGTCCTGAG GTCAACCTGCCGAGGGCACTGATGATTGCTATTCCCATGGTCACGATTCTCTACCTACTAGTCAATGTCAGTTATCTGGTTGCCATGTCACCCGCAGAGATGATATCATCTAGTGCAGTAGCTGTGACATGGGG AAATAAGGTGTTAGGAGGATGGGGCTGGGTGATGTCCATTGCTGCAGCACTCTCATCCTTTGGTTCTCTAAATGGATCCTTTTTCAGTGGAGGACGAGTGTGTTACGTTGCAGCAAGAGAGGGCCATATG CCTGACATACTAGCCATGGCTCACATGCACCGGCTTACTCCATCTCCTGCCCTCATTTTCAACACTGTCATTGCTCTTATTGTTCTCATTCCCGGGGACTTCCAGGCAATAGTCAACTTTTTAAG CTTTACTGCCTGGTTCTTCTATGGAGTAACGTTATCAGGTCttctatatttaaaaatcaagaaaCCTGAACTTCCCCGGGCAATTTCG GTACCCATAATCCTTCCCATCGTGGCTTTGCTGGCTGCAGTGTTCCTGGTGCTGGCTCCTATCATCGATGACCCTCAGATAGAGTACCTCTATGCGGTCATCTTCATACTGAGCAGCATTGTGATTTATATACCTTTCATTCACTTCAAGCTGTTTCCAGGAATGTTAAACAAACTCACAGTCTTCCTTCAGCTTTTTCTAGAGGTAGCACCGACTGCCAAAAACCTGTAA
- the LOC101884037 gene encoding uncharacterized protein → MSRPENLSDSENSSDPEPCGTAHEDTEEQTDNKKNEKSEDYKVEGTHLNQRMNSIKCSQCSKRFSRPSHFKMHLRVHTKEKPYSCSECGKSFVQQSSLRLHQKIHNALKKYTCSECEKTFIRADYLKRHQRIHTGEKTYKCSQCDKSFSQLQNLKKHERVHTGEKPYKCSQCDKSFSQLHNLKKHEMIHTREKPYKCSHCEKSFSQPGHLKTHEKIHTGEKPHICSHCNKRFICSENLKTHERIHTGEKPYKCSHCDKSFSQSGYLKTHERIHTGEKLYSCDQCQKSFIQSVQLKKHMKFHTEDKQNS, encoded by the exons ATGAGTCGTCCAGAGAACCTGAGTGATTCAGAAAACAGCAGTGATCCGGAACCCTGCGGAACTGCACATGAAGATACTGAAGAACAAACAG ACAATAAAAAGAATGAGAAGAGCGAAGACTATAAAGTTGAAGGTACACACCTTAATCAACGCATGAACTCAATCAAATGTAGTCAATGCAGCAAACGATTTTCTAGACCTTCACACTTTAAGATGCATCTTAGAGTTCATACGAAGGAGAAACCTTATTCATgttctgagtgtggaaagagtttcgtgCAGCAGTCAAGCTTAAGACTTCACCAGAAGATCCACAATGCTCTAAAAAAGTATACATGCtctgagtgtgagaagacttttattagagCTGATTATTTGAAacggcaccagaggattcacactggagagaaaacgtATAAGTGTTCACAATGTGACAAGAGCTTCAGTCAGTTACAAAACCTGAAAAAACACGAGagggttcacactggagagaaaccttacaagtgttcacaatGCGACAAGAGTTTCAGTCAGTTACACAACCTGAAAAAACATGAGATGattcacactagagagaaaccgtacaagtgttcacactgcgagaaGAGCTTCAGCCAGCCAGGACATCTGAAGACGCATGAgaagattcacactggagagaaaccacacatctgttcacactgcaacaaGAGATTCATTTGTTCAGAAAActtgaaaacacatgagaggattcacactggagagaaaccgtacaagtgctcacactgcgacaagagcttCAGTCAGTCAGGATATTTGAAAAcgcatgagaggattcacactggagagaaactgtacTCCTGTGATCAGTGTCAGAAGAGTTTCATACAGTCTGTGCAGCTCAAGAAACATATGAAATTCCACACTGAAGATAAGCAAAACTCATGA
- the zmp:0000001267 gene encoding b(0,+)-type amino acid transporter 1 isoform X2 yields MKNTEKLNLRRELGLASAVSLAAGVMIGSGIFMSPQFVLVYVGSSGASLIIWAVCGVVCMCTAFSYAEIGTIIRESGGNYIYILRIYGPCLAFVLSFTTMFLMKPLSIIAGSLSFAKYAVAPFYPGCTPPILVVKCIAAACVLVISTINVLNVRFAMASQVVFMVAKLVGLMIIVIGGIITVAQGNCESLCNSKSAFADAKLSISTVGMALYQCLWSYAGWSNINNVIEEVKRPEVNLPRALMIAIPMVTILYLLVNVSYLVAMSPAEMISSSAVAVTWGNKVLGGWGWVMSIAAALSSFGSLNGSFFSGGRVCYVAAREGHMPDILAMAHMHRLTPSPALIFNTVIALIVLIPGDFQAIVNFLSFTAWFFYGVTLSGLLYLKIKKPELPRAISVPIILPIVALLAAVFLVLAPIIDDPQIEYLYAVIFILSSIVIYIPFIHFKLFPGMLNKLTVFLQLFLEVAPTAKNL; encoded by the exons ATGAAAAATACAGAAAAGCTGAATTTAAGACGGGAATTGGGACTCGCCAGTGCTGTTTCTCTGGCCGCAGGCGTCATGATAGGTTCAGGAATTTTCATGTCTCCGCAATTCGTTCTGGTTTACGTTGGAAGTTCAGGAGCAAGCTTGATCATTTGGGCAGTGTGTGGCGTAGTATGCATGTGTACAGCTTTCTCATATGCTGAGATAGGCACCATTATCAGAGAATCCGGAGGTAACTATATCTATATCCTGCGAATTTATGGACCTTGTCTTGCATTCGTTTTGAGCTTTACGACCATGTTCCTAATGAAGCCACTTTCGATTATAGCTGGTTCCCTGAGCTTTGCCAAGTATGCCGTGGCACCATTTTACCCAGGCTGTACACCTCCTATTCTAGTGGTTAAGTGTATTGCTGCAGCATGTGTCTTGGTGATTTCAACTATCAATGTGCTAAATGTTCGCTTTGCCATGGCTTCTCAGGTGGTCTTTATGGTGGCTAAACTTGTTGGTCTTATGATTATAGTTATCGGAGGAATAATAACAGTTGCACAGGGAAACTGCGAAAGCCTATGTAATTCCAAAAGTGCTTTTGCAGACGCAAAGCTTAGCATCAGTACTGTTGGAATGGCACTATATCAGTGCCTTTGGTCATATGCTGGGTGGAGCAACATAAACAATGTTATTGAGGAGGTGAAAAGGCCAGAG GTCAACCTGCCGAGGGCACTGATGATTGCTATTCCCATGGTCACGATTCTCTACCTACTAGTCAATGTCAGTTATCTGGTTGCCATGTCACCCGCAGAGATGATATCATCTAGTGCAGTAGCTGTGACATGGGG AAATAAGGTGTTAGGAGGATGGGGCTGGGTGATGTCCATTGCTGCAGCACTCTCATCCTTTGGTTCTCTAAATGGATCCTTTTTCAGTGGAGGACGAGTGTGTTACGTTGCAGCAAGAGAGGGCCATATG CCTGACATACTAGCCATGGCTCACATGCACCGGCTTACTCCATCTCCTGCCCTCATTTTCAACACTGTCATTGCTCTTATTGTTCTCATTCCCGGGGACTTCCAGGCAATAGTCAACTTTTTAAG CTTTACTGCCTGGTTCTTCTATGGAGTAACGTTATCAGGTCttctatatttaaaaatcaagaaaCCTGAACTTCCCCGGGCAATTTCG GTACCCATAATCCTTCCCATCGTGGCTTTGCTGGCTGCAGTGTTCCTGGTGCTGGCTCCTATCATCGATGACCCTCAGATAGAGTACCTCTATGCGGTCATCTTCATACTGAGCAGCATTGTGATTTATATACCTTTCATTCACTTCAAGCTGTTTCCAGGAATGTTAAACAAACTCACAGTCTTCCTTCAGCTTTTTCTAGAGGTAGCACCGACTGCCAAAAACCTGTAA